Proteins encoded together in one Mauremys reevesii isolate NIE-2019 linkage group 11, ASM1616193v1, whole genome shotgun sequence window:
- the LOC120375121 gene encoding mitochondrial chaperone BCS1 isoform X1, which produces MPFSDFVLALKDNPYFGAGFGLVGVGTALALARKGAQFGAVAFRRHYMITLEVPSKDKSYQWLLSWISHYAKHTQHLSVETSYLQHESGRISTKFDFIPSPGNHFIWYRRKWIRIERNREKQMIDLHTGTPWESVTFTALGTKREIFFNILQEARELALRQQEGKTVMYTAMGAEWRPFGFPRRRRPLASVVLEKGISEKIVQDVKEFINNPQWYSERGIPYRRGYLLYGPPGCGKSSFITALAGELEYGICLLSLSDRSLSDDRLNHLLSVAPQQSIILLEDVDAAFVSRDLAAENPTAYQGMGRLTFSGLLNALDGVASTEARIVFMTTNHVDRLDPALVRPGRVDLKQYVGPCSRWQISRMFQRFYPDQPAAAGEKFAEQALRVAEQISAAQVQGHFMLYKADPAGAIENVQSISL; this is translated from the exons ATGCCCTTTTCCGACTTTGTCTTAGCGCTGAAGGACAATCCCTACTTCGGGGCTGGCTTTGGCCTGGTAGGGGTGGGCACGGCTCTGGCTTTGGCCCGGAAGGGGGCCCAGTTTGGGGCGGTTGCTTTTCGCCGACACTACATGATCACCTTGGAGGTGCCCAGCAAGGACAAGAGCTACCAGTGGCTGCTGAGCTGGATCTCGCACTATGCCAAGCACACGCAGCACCTCAGTGTGGAGACCTCGTACCTGCAGCACGAGAGCGGGCGCATCAGCACCAAATTCGACtttatccccagccctgggaaCCACTTCATCTG GTATCGGAGGAAGTGGATCCGCATCGAGCGGAACCGAGAGAAGCAAATGATTGACCTGCACACAGGGACCCCCTGGGAATCAGTGACGTTCACAGCCCTGGGCACCAAGCGGGAGATCTTCTTCAACATCCTCCAGGAAG cCAGGGAACTGGCtctgaggcagcaggaggggaagaCAGTCATGTACACGGCCATGGGTGCCGAATGGCGGCCGTTTGGGTTCCCGCGCCGCCGCCGGCCGCTCGCCTCCGTGGTGCTGGAGAAGGGGATCTCGGAGAAGATCGTGCAGGACGTAAAGGAGTTCATCAATAACCCCCAGTGGTACAGTGAGAGAG GAATCCCGTACAGGAGGGGATATTTGCTTTACGGGCCCCCGGGCTGTGGGAAAAGCAGCTTCAT caCGGCCCTGGccggggagctggagtacggcATCTGCCTGCTGAGCCTGAGCGACCGCAGCCTCTCCGATGATCGCCTCAACCATCTCCTCAGCGTGGCGCCGCAGCAGAGCATCATCCTCCTGGAGGACGTGGACGCGGCCTTCGTCAGCCGGGACCTCGCTGCGGAGA ACCCAACTGCCTACCAGGGCATGGGACGGCTGACCTTCAGCGGCCTCCTCAACGCGCTGGATGGCGTCGCCTCCACGGAGGCCAGGATCGTCTTCATGACCACCAACCACGTTGACAG GTTGGACCCAGCCCTGGTGCGCCCTGGCCGGGTGGATCTGAAGCAGTACGTGGGACCCTGCTCCCGCTGGCAGATTTCCCGCATGTTCCAGCGCTTCTACCCAGACCAGCCAGCGGCTGCTGGGGAGAAGTTTGCAGAGCAGGCCCTGCGTGTCGCGGAGCAGATCAGCGCCGCCCAGGTGCAGGGCCACTTCATGCTGTATAAAGCAGACCCAGCCGGGGCCATTGAAAACGTGCAGTCGATTTCGCTGTGA
- the LOC120375121 gene encoding mitochondrial chaperone BCS1 isoform X2 — protein MPFSDFVLALKDNPYFGAGFGLVGVGTALALARKGAQFGAVAFRRHYMITLEVPSKDKSYQWLLSWISHYAKHTQHLSVETSYLQHESGRISTKFDFIPSPGNHFIWYRRKWIRIERNREKQMIDLHTGTPWESVTFTALGTKREIFFNILQEGIPYRRGYLLYGPPGCGKSSFITALAGELEYGICLLSLSDRSLSDDRLNHLLSVAPQQSIILLEDVDAAFVSRDLAAENPTAYQGMGRLTFSGLLNALDGVASTEARIVFMTTNHVDRLDPALVRPGRVDLKQYVGPCSRWQISRMFQRFYPDQPAAAGEKFAEQALRVAEQISAAQVQGHFMLYKADPAGAIENVQSISL, from the exons ATGCCCTTTTCCGACTTTGTCTTAGCGCTGAAGGACAATCCCTACTTCGGGGCTGGCTTTGGCCTGGTAGGGGTGGGCACGGCTCTGGCTTTGGCCCGGAAGGGGGCCCAGTTTGGGGCGGTTGCTTTTCGCCGACACTACATGATCACCTTGGAGGTGCCCAGCAAGGACAAGAGCTACCAGTGGCTGCTGAGCTGGATCTCGCACTATGCCAAGCACACGCAGCACCTCAGTGTGGAGACCTCGTACCTGCAGCACGAGAGCGGGCGCATCAGCACCAAATTCGACtttatccccagccctgggaaCCACTTCATCTG GTATCGGAGGAAGTGGATCCGCATCGAGCGGAACCGAGAGAAGCAAATGATTGACCTGCACACAGGGACCCCCTGGGAATCAGTGACGTTCACAGCCCTGGGCACCAAGCGGGAGATCTTCTTCAACATCCTCCAGGAAG GAATCCCGTACAGGAGGGGATATTTGCTTTACGGGCCCCCGGGCTGTGGGAAAAGCAGCTTCAT caCGGCCCTGGccggggagctggagtacggcATCTGCCTGCTGAGCCTGAGCGACCGCAGCCTCTCCGATGATCGCCTCAACCATCTCCTCAGCGTGGCGCCGCAGCAGAGCATCATCCTCCTGGAGGACGTGGACGCGGCCTTCGTCAGCCGGGACCTCGCTGCGGAGA ACCCAACTGCCTACCAGGGCATGGGACGGCTGACCTTCAGCGGCCTCCTCAACGCGCTGGATGGCGTCGCCTCCACGGAGGCCAGGATCGTCTTCATGACCACCAACCACGTTGACAG GTTGGACCCAGCCCTGGTGCGCCCTGGCCGGGTGGATCTGAAGCAGTACGTGGGACCCTGCTCCCGCTGGCAGATTTCCCGCATGTTCCAGCGCTTCTACCCAGACCAGCCAGCGGCTGCTGGGGAGAAGTTTGCAGAGCAGGCCCTGCGTGTCGCGGAGCAGATCAGCGCCGCCCAGGTGCAGGGCCACTTCATGCTGTATAAAGCAGACCCAGCCGGGGCCATTGAAAACGTGCAGTCGATTTCGCTGTGA
- the RNF25 gene encoding E3 ubiquitin-protein ligase RNF25: MAAASDREEEAVADWALPSEVEVLESIYLDELQVSRGNGRSAPWEICITLHPATAEDQDSQYVCFTLVLSVPPQYPNEVPKISLRNPRGLSDEQIQKISQTLGQVAEAGLGTAVLYELIEKGKEILTDNNIPHGQCVICLYGFQEREAFTKTQCYHYFHSHCLARYAQHMEEEIHVQQEEREQHLAPPSKQGVGVQCPVCRETLIYDLSALQAAPPPQHPVEPYRPDAKALQTREELRIIYQRQQKKGGIIDPEAERNRYFISLQAPPAAADPGHGAAPELLTPETAVAATEQLCQPPQMPAPGCAAEPASPPQAPALGREPRQPANASVPLEHQSKRERHRGERPGFRGQGRQPFSHPQAAAAETCRLLRGPGGPSGFDWRPERREDRSQRPSGGYSQELPQLHGRGRVAAFAGRRESGPAGILPVKGALDSKEEQPAVGRWMPEQGAETPSREKENLALNQHDPRGPTRWQGHHRPWDCGRWEKSRGRERGSYPRAPRGRGAFRPSERRDPHGPVKEDGS; this comes from the exons ATGGCGGCGGCCAGcgacagagaggaggaggcggTGGCTGACTG GGCTTTGCCATCAGAAGTGGAGGTCTTGGAATCCATATACCTGGATGAGCTGCAGGTGTCTCGAGGAAATGGCAG GTCAGCGCCCTGGGAAATCTGCATTACCCTGCACCCTGCGACCGCGGAGGATCAGGACTCTCAGTACGTCTGCTTCACGCTCGTGCTGTCTGTGCCCCCACAG TATCCCAATGAAGTGCCAAAAATCTCGCTCCGGAATCCGCGGGGGCTGTCGGATGAGCAGATCCAGAA GATTTCCCAGACCCTGGGACAAGTTGcggaggctgggctggggacagCGGTGCTGTATGAGCTGATTGAG AAAGGGAAGGAAATTCTCACCGACAACAACATTCCTCATGGCCAGTGCGTGATCTGTCTCTACGGCTTCCAG GAGAGAGAAGCGTTCACAAAGACTCAGTGCTACCACTACTTCCACTCTCACTGCCTGGCTCGCTACGCCCAGCACATGGAGGAGGAAATCCATGTgcagcaggaagagagagagcagcacCTGGCACCTCCTTCCAAGCAG GGAGTCGGAGTGCAGTGCCCCGTCTGCCGGGAAACACTAATCTACGACCTCTCCGCTCTGCAGGCAGCGCCACCCCCGCAGCACCCGGTG GAGCCGTACAGGCCTGATGCAAAGGCACTACAGACCCGAGAGGAACTGCGCATAATCTACCAAAGGCAGCAAAAGAAGGGGGGCATCATTGACCCCGAGGCCGAGAGAAACCGCTACTTCATCAGCCTCCAGGCG CCTCCAGCGGCTGCGGATCCCGGCCACGGAGCCGCCCCTGAGCTGCTGACTCCTGAAACTGCCGTGGCTGCCACCGAGCAGCTCTGCCAACCACCGCAGATGCCGGCCCCGGGATGTGCTGcggagcctgccagccctcccCAAGCTCCAgctctggggagagaacccaggcagcCGGCCAACGCATCTGTTCCCCTGGAGCACCAGAGCAAGAGAGAGCGGCACCGAGGGGAAAGGCCGGGATTccgaggccagggcaggcagccgTTCAGCCACCCACAAGCAGCAGCTGCGGAAACTTGCCGCCTTCTCCGTGGCCCTGGGGGACCCAGCGGTTTTGACTGGAGACCCGAACGGAGAGAAGACAGGAGCCAGAGACCCAGTGGGGGTtacagccaggagctccctcagCTGCACGGCAGGGGCAGAGTGGCTGCCTTTGCTGGTAGGAGAGAGTCGGGCCCTGCTGGCATCTTGCCCGTGAAAGGGGCGTTGGACTCGAAGGAGGAGCAGCCCGCTGTGGGGAGATGGATGccggagcagggagctgagaccCCCAGCAGGGAGAAGGAAAACCTGGCACTAAACCAGCATGACCCCAGGggccccacccgctggcagggccATCACAGGCCCTGGGActgtgggagatgggagaagtCCCGGGGCAGGGAGCGTGGTTCCTATCCCAGGGCGCCACGGGGGCGAGGGGCATTCAGGCCCAGTGAAAGGAGAGACCCCCACGGCCCAGTGAAGGAGGATGGCTCctag